CGCCCAGGCGCCCGAGCGCTGGCTGGATATCGGCTGCGGCGAAGGCTATTACACCGCGCAGCTCGCCGAGGCCCTGCCCCAGGCCGAGGCCGAGGGCTATGCCCTGGACATCTCCCGCGAAGCGATCAAGCGCGCCTGCAAGCGCGCCCCGCAGCTCGAATGGCTGGTGGCGAGCATGGCCCGGGTTCCCCTGGCTGACGCCAGCTGCCAGCTGCTGGCCAGCGTGTTCAGTCCCCTCGACTGGCGGGAAGCCCGGCGCCTGCTTGCCCCCGGCGGCGGCCTGCTGCGCATGGGGCCCAGCCGCGAGCACTTGCTGGAACTGCGCCAGAAACTCTATGACGAGGTGCGTGACTACGACGATCAGAAGCACCTCGAGTTGATACCCGAAGGCATGCGCCTGGCCCACAGCGAGACCCTGCGCTTCGCCCTGCCGCTGGCCAGTGCCGAGGCCCGTGCCGACCTGCTGGCGATGACCCCCCACGGCTGGCGCGCCAGCGTCGAGCGGCGTAACGCGGTGATCGCCGCGCCGTTCGAGGTGACCGTCGCCATACGCTACGATTGGATCGAGAAACTCTAGGGACCTGCCCCATGCGCCAACCGGATATCGAGATTTACCTGAAGGATGCCGAGCATCAGGCCGTCGCCGACTGGCTGGGCCAGGCCATCGGCCCCTGTACGCCCTGGCAGCAGAAGGGCCAGACCTTCAAATGCCGCGCCGGCGAGGTGCCGGTAACCTGGCTGCCGAAGGCCGTCGGCAAATGGCACAGCCTCTTCCTGGAAAGCGACGCCACGCCCTGGGAGGACGACCTGGCCTGCGCCCAGGCGGCCTTCGCCGCGCTGCAGGTCGAGGTGCGCTGTGCCCCCGGCGGCTGGCAGGAAGAGGAAAGCGACGAGCAGGCCGACCGCTGGCTGCGCATCAGCGCCGATGGCGTCGAAGAGATCACCTGGCGCACCGGCTGACGCCGATTCCAGGCGCTAAGCGTGCAAACAAAAAAGCCCGTCGATGACGGGCTTTTTTGTGCGGCCGGGATTCAGATTGCGGCCACGTCTTCGGCCTGCAGGCCTTTCTGGCCCTGGGTCACCGCGAACTCGACCTTCTGCCCTTCGACCAGGGAGCGGTGGCCGTCGCCACGGATGGCCCGATAGTGCACGAACACATCGGCGCCGCTCTCGCGCTGGATAAAGCCATAACCCTTGGAATCATTGAACCACTTGACGGTTCCAGTCTCACGATCAGCCATTACTACACTCTCCAACTCGCAGTTTTTTATTGTCCCGTAAAGGCGCTTCGACGGTTCGGTGCACACGTTGTTCCAGTCATGCCCGACCTCGCCGAAGCAGGCGCGGAGCGGGTACAAACGATGGCGTTAAAACAACGACCGCTGCCGGAGTATAAAGCAAGCCCGGAGCCTGAAAAGCACTTTTTTGATCGGGCTGAGAGCCATGCGGCACTAAGCTCTCAGCCCTTTTTTGAGGACTCCGTCAATGGCCTTCCGACGCTGCCCGGACAGCCCCGCCATCAACCCTGCCGACGCCGCCGCCACAGCCACAGCGCCAGCACGCCGAGGGTCAGCAACAGCGGCACCAGGGCGATGTTGACGAACTTCAGGGTCCGCCCCAGTGCCTCGATATCGGCGTTGAGCCGATAGCGCACGTCGCGCAGCTCCTTGCGGATCTTCAGTTTCTCCTGGAGGAACTGCTGCACCGTGGCCTGCTGTTCAGGACTCAGCTCCAGCGCCTTGCTCGGGTCGTCGCTGCGCTGCAGGGCGGCGAGCTTCTGCTCGGTGTCGGCCAGGCGCGCCTGCAGCGCCTGCTCCTTCTCGCGGAAGCGCGCCTCGGCCTCGCGCTGCAGTGCCTCGACCACCTCGAACGGCCGGCTGAAGCGGCCGCGTGAACGCACGCTGATCAGCGCCTCGGAACCGCTCAGGTTGTCCAGCGCGTTGATCGCGAAGCCGGCGTTGTCCGCCCAGGGCTGCGGGATGCGCTGGCCGAAGAAGTCCTGCACCTGCACCCACATGCGATCGCTCAGCAGGTCGGTA
The genomic region above belongs to Pseudomonas benzenivorans and contains:
- a CDS encoding putative RNA methyltransferase, with the translated sequence MLSCPICQDALSAVDNGVACPAGHRFDRARQGYLNLLPVQHKNSRDPGDNAAMVEARRRFLEGGHYAPLALRLAELAAAQAPERWLDIGCGEGYYTAQLAEALPQAEAEGYALDISREAIKRACKRAPQLEWLVASMARVPLADASCQLLASVFSPLDWREARRLLAPGGGLLRMGPSREHLLELRQKLYDEVRDYDDQKHLELIPEGMRLAHSETLRFALPLASAEARADLLAMTPHGWRASVERRNAVIAAPFEVTVAIRYDWIEKL
- a CDS encoding cold-shock protein, producing the protein MADRETGTVKWFNDSKGYGFIQRESGADVFVHYRAIRGDGHRSLVEGQKVEFAVTQGQKGLQAEDVAAI